In Musa acuminata AAA Group cultivar baxijiao chromosome BXJ2-8, Cavendish_Baxijiao_AAA, whole genome shotgun sequence, one genomic interval encodes:
- the LOC135618656 gene encoding uncharacterized protein LOC135618656, translating to MAFFCFLVDQRRTVRSSKPAAGICSRCGGCASAADMVTLTRFCYVPVHRKTWRAIICTFCGAFLKSYHR from the coding sequence atggcgtTCTTCTGCTTTCTGGTGGACCAGCGGCGGACGGTGAGGAGCAGCAAGCCGGCGGCCGGGATCTGCTCGCGCTGCGGTGGGTGCGCCAGCGCCGCCGACATGGTGACCCTCACGCGGTTCTGCTACGTCCCCGTTCATCGTAAGACCTGGCGGGCCATCATCTGCACCTTCTGCGGCGCCTTCCTCAAGTCCTACCACCGGTAG
- the LOC103994345 gene encoding protein STRUBBELIG-RECEPTOR FAMILY 3 isoform X1: MLFARVNNMDLKLFSWVGLMVIFGLSCCSAYTNELDVYAINSFYAALGSPPLPGWVPNGGDPCLENWQGVQCVASNITGIVINGANLGGQLGDGLGNFSSIRTIDLSNNNIGGGIPENLPLTLHTFFLSANQFMGSIPNSLSKLTLLTDMSVNNNHLTGDLPDAFSSLTGVINLDLSFNNLSGQLPPSMGSLSSLTTLHMQNNQLSGILNVLEDLPLKDLNIENNLFSGPVPEKLLNVPNLKKDGNPFNTTIAPSPATPQSPPLLSHSGAPIPYITHTNSSDGSSSQESNHGVKKRSVSTMKIVGYVFVVVVLVIVIVLTVIICLSKYQERKSKKDKLFKSQVGRTGIGFKEAKSKEHFAETNNRFREAAKEVHEERKKESGVDIAVAVMKDSGKEKEHIIDMRETDVIIMPPPPVEKVIVKPIVTSGNVVGLSPEMMNTPPTPTTSYSVAELQQYTNSFSEENLIRDGRLGKVYLAVLPDGKLLEVMKLDNVNSRIPVGDFLELVLSVSELRHPNILELVGYCAEFDQRLLVYKYFGKKTLHDILHAEDDVNGSLKLSWSARLEVALGAAKALEYLHEDCQLPLVHQNFEPANLLLNDELAVCVTECGLSSLMSTNSVTQLSGRMRALYNYEAPEINDSGQYTDRSDVYSFGVVMLELLTGRKPYDSTRPRAEQHLVRWASSQLYDIDALARMVDPLISGSYPVKSLSCFADIISRCIQQEPEFRPAITEVVQDLNRMVKDVKGAANK; the protein is encoded by the exons ATGTTATTCGCTCGGGTGAATAACATGGATTTGAAGCTCTTTTCATGGGTTGGTCTGATGGTGATTTTTGGGTTGTCATGTTGCTCTGCATACACTAATGAACTAGATG TTTATGCTATAAATAGCTTTTATGCTGCCCTGGGTTCACCTCCTCTTCCTGGATGGGTCCCGAATGGAGGAGATCCCTGCTTGGAGAACTGGCAAGGCGTTCAATGTGTTGCCTCAAATATTACTGGAAT AGTTATAAATGGTGCAAATCTTGGAGGGCAACTAGGTGATGGATTAGGCAATTTTTCTTCAATAAGAACAAT AGATCTGAGTAACAATAATATTGGCGGTGGCATACCAGAAAATCTGCCTCTTACCTTGCACACAtt CTTTCTTTCAGCTAATCAGTTCATGGGAAGCATCCCAAATTCTTTATCAAAATTAACACTTCTGACAGACAT GTCAGTTAATAACAATCATTTGACTGGAGATTTGCCGGATGCTTTTAGTTCTCTTACTGGTGTGATAAATTT GGATCTTTCTTTCAACAACTTGAGTGGCCAGTTGCCACCTTCAATGGGAAGCTTGTCATCTTTGACTACCTT GCACATGCAGAATAATCAGCTTTCTGGGATCCTTAATGTGTTGGAAGATCTTCCTCTCAAAGACTT GAACATAGAAAACAATCTGTTTTCTGGACCTGTCCCTGAGAAGTTGCTGAATGTTCCAAATTTAAA AAAGGATGGAAACCCATTCAATACCACCATTGCACCATCACCGGCGACGCCTCAATCTCCACCACTACTTTCTCATTCAGGAGCTCCTATTCCTTATATCACACATACAAACTCTTCAGATGGGTCATCCAGTCAAGAAAGTAACCACGGAGTGAAAAAACGAAGCGTGTCAACCATGAAAATTGttggatatgtttttgttgtcgTGGTTTTAGTTATCGTCATTGTGTTGACGGTAATCATTTGCTTATCAAAGTACCAAGAGAGGAAATCAAAGAAAGATAAATTGTTCAAAAGCCAAGTAGGAAGGACAGGAATAGGATTCAAAGAGGCTAAAAGCAAAGAACATTTTGCAGAGACAAACAACAGATTTAGGGAAG CTGCAAAAGAGGTtcacgaagaaagaaagaaggaatctGGAGTTGATATCGCAGTGGCAG TTATGAAGGACTCTGGAAAGGAGAAAGAACACATAATTGATATGAGAGAGACtgatgtcattattatgcccccaccaCCTGTGGAAAAAGTTATTGTAAAACCGATTGTCACCAGTGGAAATGTTGTGGGCCTTTCACCAGAGATGATGAACACTCCACCAACTCCTACGACATCCTATTCTGTTGCAGAACTACAACAATACACAAACAGTTTTAGTGAAGAAAATCTGATCAGAGATGGCAGATTAGGCAAAGTGTATCTTGCAGTGCTTCCTGATGGAAAG CTCTTGGAAGTCATGAAGCTTGACAATGTTAACTCAAGAATACCAGTTGGTGACTTTCTAGAGCTAGTATTAAGTGTGTCCGAACTAAGGCATCCTAACATTCTTGAGCTTGTGGGGTATTGCGCGGAGTTTGATCAACGATTACTTGTCTATAAGTACTTTGGTAAGAAGACCTTGCATGACATTCttcatgctgaagatgatgtcaatggCAGCCTAAAGTTATCTTGGAGTGCCCGCCTTGAGGTAGCCCTTGGAGCAGCCAAAGCCTTAGA GTATCTGCATGAGGATTGTCAACTGCCACTTGTGCATCAGAATTTTGAGCCTGCCAATCTTCTCCTTAATGATGAGCTTGCTGTATGTGTTACCGAATGTGGCCTGTCTTCTCTAATGTCAACCAACTCTGTGACTCAG TTGTCAGGTCGAATGCGTGCATTGTACAATTATGAAGCACCTGAAATCAATGACTCTGGACAATATACTGATAGGAGTGATGTTTATAGCTTCGGGGTAGTCATGCTAGAACTTCTCACAGGACGCAAACCTTATGACAG TACTCGCCCTCGTGCTGAACAACATCTTGTGAGGTGGGCTAGTTCTCAGCTCTATGATATCGATGCCTTAGCAAGAATGGTGGATCCTTTAATATCAGGAAGTTATCCTGTGAAATCATTATCTTGCTTTGCTGATATTATAAGCCGTTGCATTCAG CAAGAGCCGGAGTTTCGGCCAGCCATCACCGAGGTTGTTCAGGACCTTAATCGCATGGTAAAGGATGTGAAGGGTGCAGCAAACAAGTGA
- the LOC103994345 gene encoding protein STRUBBELIG-RECEPTOR FAMILY 3 isoform X2: MGPEWRRSLLGELARRSMCCLKYYWNVRVINGANLGGQLGDGLGNFSSIRTIDLSNNNIGGGIPENLPLTLHTFFLSANQFMGSIPNSLSKLTLLTDMSVNNNHLTGDLPDAFSSLTGVINLDLSFNNLSGQLPPSMGSLSSLTTLHMQNNQLSGILNVLEDLPLKDLNIENNLFSGPVPEKLLNVPNLKKDGNPFNTTIAPSPATPQSPPLLSHSGAPIPYITHTNSSDGSSSQESNHGVKKRSVSTMKIVGYVFVVVVLVIVIVLTVIICLSKYQERKSKKDKLFKSQVGRTGIGFKEAKSKEHFAETNNRFREAAKEVHEERKKESGVDIAVAVMKDSGKEKEHIIDMRETDVIIMPPPPVEKVIVKPIVTSGNVVGLSPEMMNTPPTPTTSYSVAELQQYTNSFSEENLIRDGRLGKVYLAVLPDGKLLEVMKLDNVNSRIPVGDFLELVLSVSELRHPNILELVGYCAEFDQRLLVYKYFGKKTLHDILHAEDDVNGSLKLSWSARLEVALGAAKALEYLHEDCQLPLVHQNFEPANLLLNDELAVCVTECGLSSLMSTNSVTQLSGRMRALYNYEAPEINDSGQYTDRSDVYSFGVVMLELLTGRKPYDSTRPRAEQHLVRWASSQLYDIDALARMVDPLISGSYPVKSLSCFADIISRCIQQEPEFRPAITEVVQDLNRMVKDVKGAANK; this comes from the exons ATGGGTCCCGAATGGAGGAGATCCCTGCTTGGAGAACTGGCAAGGCGTTCAATGTGTTGCCTCAAATATTACTGGAATGTACG AGTTATAAATGGTGCAAATCTTGGAGGGCAACTAGGTGATGGATTAGGCAATTTTTCTTCAATAAGAACAAT AGATCTGAGTAACAATAATATTGGCGGTGGCATACCAGAAAATCTGCCTCTTACCTTGCACACAtt CTTTCTTTCAGCTAATCAGTTCATGGGAAGCATCCCAAATTCTTTATCAAAATTAACACTTCTGACAGACAT GTCAGTTAATAACAATCATTTGACTGGAGATTTGCCGGATGCTTTTAGTTCTCTTACTGGTGTGATAAATTT GGATCTTTCTTTCAACAACTTGAGTGGCCAGTTGCCACCTTCAATGGGAAGCTTGTCATCTTTGACTACCTT GCACATGCAGAATAATCAGCTTTCTGGGATCCTTAATGTGTTGGAAGATCTTCCTCTCAAAGACTT GAACATAGAAAACAATCTGTTTTCTGGACCTGTCCCTGAGAAGTTGCTGAATGTTCCAAATTTAAA AAAGGATGGAAACCCATTCAATACCACCATTGCACCATCACCGGCGACGCCTCAATCTCCACCACTACTTTCTCATTCAGGAGCTCCTATTCCTTATATCACACATACAAACTCTTCAGATGGGTCATCCAGTCAAGAAAGTAACCACGGAGTGAAAAAACGAAGCGTGTCAACCATGAAAATTGttggatatgtttttgttgtcgTGGTTTTAGTTATCGTCATTGTGTTGACGGTAATCATTTGCTTATCAAAGTACCAAGAGAGGAAATCAAAGAAAGATAAATTGTTCAAAAGCCAAGTAGGAAGGACAGGAATAGGATTCAAAGAGGCTAAAAGCAAAGAACATTTTGCAGAGACAAACAACAGATTTAGGGAAG CTGCAAAAGAGGTtcacgaagaaagaaagaaggaatctGGAGTTGATATCGCAGTGGCAG TTATGAAGGACTCTGGAAAGGAGAAAGAACACATAATTGATATGAGAGAGACtgatgtcattattatgcccccaccaCCTGTGGAAAAAGTTATTGTAAAACCGATTGTCACCAGTGGAAATGTTGTGGGCCTTTCACCAGAGATGATGAACACTCCACCAACTCCTACGACATCCTATTCTGTTGCAGAACTACAACAATACACAAACAGTTTTAGTGAAGAAAATCTGATCAGAGATGGCAGATTAGGCAAAGTGTATCTTGCAGTGCTTCCTGATGGAAAG CTCTTGGAAGTCATGAAGCTTGACAATGTTAACTCAAGAATACCAGTTGGTGACTTTCTAGAGCTAGTATTAAGTGTGTCCGAACTAAGGCATCCTAACATTCTTGAGCTTGTGGGGTATTGCGCGGAGTTTGATCAACGATTACTTGTCTATAAGTACTTTGGTAAGAAGACCTTGCATGACATTCttcatgctgaagatgatgtcaatggCAGCCTAAAGTTATCTTGGAGTGCCCGCCTTGAGGTAGCCCTTGGAGCAGCCAAAGCCTTAGA GTATCTGCATGAGGATTGTCAACTGCCACTTGTGCATCAGAATTTTGAGCCTGCCAATCTTCTCCTTAATGATGAGCTTGCTGTATGTGTTACCGAATGTGGCCTGTCTTCTCTAATGTCAACCAACTCTGTGACTCAG TTGTCAGGTCGAATGCGTGCATTGTACAATTATGAAGCACCTGAAATCAATGACTCTGGACAATATACTGATAGGAGTGATGTTTATAGCTTCGGGGTAGTCATGCTAGAACTTCTCACAGGACGCAAACCTTATGACAG TACTCGCCCTCGTGCTGAACAACATCTTGTGAGGTGGGCTAGTTCTCAGCTCTATGATATCGATGCCTTAGCAAGAATGGTGGATCCTTTAATATCAGGAAGTTATCCTGTGAAATCATTATCTTGCTTTGCTGATATTATAAGCCGTTGCATTCAG CAAGAGCCGGAGTTTCGGCCAGCCATCACCGAGGTTGTTCAGGACCTTAATCGCATGGTAAAGGATGTGAAGGGTGCAGCAAACAAGTGA